In the Sulfobacillus thermosulfidooxidans DSM 9293 genome, CAACGAGTTCGAGAATTGATTCAGAGAACTCCTGAACAGAAGCAAGGGCAAGTTTTGCAGAGAATTTGGCTGCAAGCCTTTCATAGACCACCCAGTGCGGATGTGCTCGACATCCAACGTCAGGCTATTAAGAAGATTTATCCCCATGTTTTAGAACAAACGCTTCATACGAATTTGACGACGAATATCGATCAGCTTTTACCTCGAATTCATTGCCCGACCTTAGTCATCCGCGGGGAACATGACCGGATGTTATCGCCGAATGTTGAACCTTTAGAGCGTATTACTCATGCGGAATTTATCCAAATACCGGGTGCCGGTCACTATCCCATGTTAGAAGCGCCCGAAGAAGTCGCTAAACAGATTCATGACTTTTTACTTCGTTATCCTCGTTCCTCTGGAAGGCGATAAGACCTCTCATTGTATAGGAACGAGATTACGAGAGGTGACAATAAAGAGGGCGGGGTTATTGCGCCGCCCTCTATCCCTTAATCGGTTGGGGATTTTAGCGAATCATGCAAAAAATCTTCAAGATCGTGATAAAACTGTGCGACGGTTTTTGGACTATGCCATCCATGACCCTCGCCTTCAAAGACACGGTAAAATACCGGAACATGATGCGACTTCAAAGCCGCAATCATTTCCAAAGTTTGAGATAGTGGCACAACTGGATCCTGGCTGCCCTGGAAAATCGCCACCGGATCTTGAATTTTATCGGCATGAAGCACAGGGGAGCGGTCATTGTAGGCAGCGGTGGCTTCCGGCAATGGGCCAATTAAAAAGTCTTGATAATGCCGTTCAAATTTGTGTGTTTCATTGGAAAAAGTCCAGAGATTGGCGACCCCGTAAAGAGTGATTCCCGCCCGAAATACTCCGGGATAATGAATTAAGGCATTATACACTGTGAGACCGCCTGCACTGGCACCCATAATATAAATGGCATCACGGCGCGCCAATCCTTCCTGGATACAGTACTCGACCCCGGAAATGCTATCTTCCACATCATAAATTCCCCATTGATGACGCAAACTTTCACGGTATGCTTTGCCGTAGCCCGTGCTGCCTCGGTGATTGACTAATAATACGGCAAAACCGCGCGTGGCTAAAAACTGAGCTTGGGCACAAAACATCATAAAGGCTTGGCCGGTAGGTCCGCCATGTAATAGCACAACCATGGGCGGCGGACCCTGATCTTCGTACTGAGGATGGGTTGGCGGATAATACAGGCCATATCGCACATGAGATTCGTGACCCCATCTCAGTCTTTGCGCACGCGCATAATAACACTGTGGAATTTCATTGGATGTCGTGTAGCGAATGACATGCCAGGGCGTGTCTATATCGTCATGAAGAACAATTATGCGCTCTGGCTGGGTCGTGCTGACTGCGCGCATGGCAATCTGGTTATCTTTAGGGGAGACGGCGATTTGACGGTAAACGTCAAACGGTAAATCTGCGGTGAGACAAACCTGATTTTGCCCATGAATATCGGTGCGCCACACATTCATTTTGCCTTCCACGTTGACGATGTAATAGATGTGCTGACTATCGTGATGCCACCCGATGGTTCGCACTCCTTGACGCCATGCGGGCATAGCCAATTCGCCATTTTGGTGAGTCAATTGGCGCGTTTGATGGGTTTGTAAATCATACAGGAAGAGTTGGGTGAGATCGTCAACTTCCCCGACATACGCCAAATACCGGCCATCAGGTGAGAATTCTGGCTGAAACAAGATCCCCTGATCCGGCCCTTGCAGTACGGTCACTTGGGTGAGTCGAAGACTTTGTGAATCCGTGGAAACATCTAACAAAAGTAAGTACGGACTATCCCAGGGCATGGACGGGTGATTCCACGCTATGACCGCTAGCTGCTGCCCGGTGGGATGCCACGTAGGTTGCATAAAGAAATCATAGCCCGTTAATAGCACAACGGGTTTATGGGGACCTGGGTGGGCAGGCACCACAGCTAACCCATCTTCTTCTTTATTGTTGTATACAAAGCAAATCCACTCTTCATTGGGTGATAAGGTGGGCGACGCTGGTTGGAAATTGCCTTTGGTTACCGCTTCAGCTAATCCGTCATCCAAGGGTTTCCGGTAAATGCGGCCTCTAGAAACAAAAAATACGGCATCGCTTCCGACCGTATATTCTCCACCGCCGTAATTTACGCGGACTACCACGGGATTGGTACTAATTAAATCGCGCGGGAACCCATAATTGGGATTGATACGAAGGAGACGGGACTGTCCTTCTCGTTTCTCAAATATCACCACATCATGGCCTCTTTGGTCCCACTGTACGTCAAAAACTTTCGTCAATTCGACCATCCGTTCGGGGGTTAACACACTGGGCCAAAAACCATAAGGCATGAGTTTTTTCGTATTCATGATAAACCCTTTCTAGAAAACCCTTTACGATTCAGTGTAGCACAGGGACATAGGGTCAACGTTTCATAAAATAATCGTCGCTTTTTGCTCTTCGCAATAATCATGTTCGGTGATTTTGGTGCCAAATGAAAGATGCGACACTTTGAGCGCTGCTGGGCGATAACGAGCCTGGATTATCCTGGGGCATATTTATTTGGATAAATGAGGCCAGATCGGAAAAGTGGGTAAAGCCCGCTGCTGCCGAATTGGGGCCCCACAAAGCCGGACCTGTAATCCCTTGTCCATTTTGTCCATGGCAGGGTGCACAGGTTTGTTCAAAGATTTTCTGGCCATGAGCTATCAACTGCGGTTGATATGTGTAAAGCTTCGTATGCGGCGACGATACAGCTGCTCCACAGCCACTGACCAGCAGGATGACAATCAGGATTCCCGGTATCTTGCGCATGACTCATCTCCCATGTTTTTGGATAGTCTTTCCCATTTGCCGGAGCTCATGCCTGACCTTTAACCCAAAAAGTACCAACAACAAGACAAATAAGGAGCAACGTTGTGGTGGGCCCTCGTGAACCCTTGAGGTTTTGTAGGGATTTACATAAAGGCTCCGGAATTTTTGTAACCGTGCACATAGGAAGCAAAGGCATTCTCTTCGTACGCTTAGGCTATTCCTCAAACTTACAACACGAGTCAGAGAAGAATAGGAGAGGTGTTCGGTGGATTATTTACTGTACAACATTCGGTTGGTTGATGTGGCTCAGCGTCAAGTGCGTGTTGAGCCTTGGGCTCTTGTATGGGATCAAGATGGTATTATCCGTGACAGTGGGCCCGAACAGGTTGTCCTTCTTCGTTATCCGCGCGCAACCCGGTTAGACGGAAAAAACTCCTATGTGTTACCGGGACTGATCGATTGTCATGTGCACTTTTCGGCAGCAGGCCATCCGAGTAAATGGGACGATTTGACTCTATCTGTTCCGGAAATGACGGCTCGCGCCCTGGTTCACGCCAAACGCACTCTATATGCCGGTATCACCAGTGTCCGCGACGCCGGCTCGCCTTTTGGGATCGGGGTTGGCGTCCGCCGGGCTATTGAGCACGGCTGGCATGTGGGACCCCATATGCGCGTGGCTGGAACGCCATTTTCCATCACTGGGGGGCATGCCGATCCCGCTAATGGATTTCCTCCGCACATACACTGGCAAGGAGGTGCTGTTGTCGATTCCCCGGATGATGCACGGCGAGAAGCCCGGCGACAGTTGCGTGATGGGGTTGATGTCTTGAAATTCATGGCATCTGGCGGCGTCATGTCAACAGGTGATAAAAGCACCGAACGAGGATTATTGGTAGAAGAAATGGCCGCGGCCGTCGCCGAGGCGAAAAATCGGGGAAAGAAAACAATGGCCCATGCCCAGGCCCAAGAAGGCATTGAAAATGCCCTCAAAGCCGGGGTTGATTCGATTGAACATGGATTCTATCTCTCAGATTGGGCGATTGAAGAAATGATCAAACGCGACGTCACGTTAGTTGCCACCTTAACCGCTGTACAGCAAATTATTGACCACGGTGTGGAATCGGGAATTGCCCCGGATTCCGTGGAAAAGGCCAAAGTCGCACAAGAAGCTCACCAAAATAGTTTGTTGCGGGCATTTCGTGCTGGGGTGCGTTTTGCCATGGGAACCGACGCGGGAACGCCCTTTAACTATCATGGAGACAATGCGCAAGAAATCCGTCATCTCTTAGATTTAGGCCTAAACATTTGGGATGCGTTGGAAGCTGCAACGATACACGGCGCCGAATTATTGGATATTCCTAGTGGGCTTATTGCACCCGGCTACTTGGCAGATCTGATTTTATTGCCTGATAACCCTATTGATCATCCCCCCACGTTATGGACAACAAGTGAGCGTCGGCAGGTGATCAAACAAGGTCAACTTGTGAAACGTTTGGATTCCGTAGATCCTGTAGAACCTAAGGAGGCTACAGTATGATCCCTGACAATATTCTGGCTTTAGCACCAGAAATAATTCAATGGCGCCGACATCTCCATGCCCATCCCGAATTAGGATATGAGGAGTATGACACCCAACAATTTATCCTTTCCACGTTACGATCGATGGGCCATCATCCTAAGGTTGCAGGAGATACCGGAGTGGTTGTCGATATTGGGACAAGTGGTCCGATGGTGTTGGCGCGAGCAGACATTGATGCGTTGCCGATCACCGAAGATTCCCAAGTAGATTACCGTTCACAGCGTGAGGGAGCCATGCATGCGTGTGGTCATGATGGACATACGGCCATGTTACTTGGGGTGGCGCGGGTTTTGCCCTACTACCTTGGTAAGCACTCCGGGCGGGCCCGCTTGATTTTTCAACCCGCCGAAGAACGGCATCCCGGTGGAGCTTTGAAGATGATTCGTGATGGCGTGCTGGATGGCGTGGTCCGCGTGACGGGACTACACTTACAGTCGGAACTTCCTGCTGGAAAAATTGGCGCTCGCCTTGGTGTACAGTCAGCAAACTCGGATCGCTTCGACATTGTCATTGAAGGGAAAGGCGGACATGGATCCGCGCCACACCATACCATTGATCCGATTCCGGTTATGGCGCAGATGATTATGGCTATGCAAACCATTGTGTCCCGTCAAATCAGTCCTACAGATGCTGCCGTGCTGACCATTAGTGCCGTAAAGAGCGGATCGGCATATAATGCCATCCCCAGTCGAGCAGAACTCAAAGGCACGGTACGCACGTTTAAGACAGATGTTCAAGACAAGGTCATCGAACGCCTTAGACAAATCGTAGAGAACACGGCCGCAACGTTTGGAGCCCATGCGGAACTACAGTACCGGAAAGGTTATCCGTCGGTAGTGAACAGCCAAGAGGAGTGGAAGATTTTTAAAGCTGTTGTCGAAAACTTTGCCGGGCGTGATGCCTGGATTGATGTCGACGAGCGCATGGGTGGGGAAGATTTTGCTTATTACCTACAACAACGGCCAGGAGTGTTTTGGAATTTAGGTGCGCATGATCCCCAGTATCCCTATCCCCATCATCATAACCAATTCAATTTTGCGGAATCGGTGATGCCCTTAGGCGTATGGATTATGGTGCAAACGATTTTAGCATTCAGTGCAGCATCCCTATCACTGAGTGATACGCAAGGGCAAGAAGCGTTTTGAACGTTACTGATTGCGATGATGAAAAATGAATAAAGAGCCAGGAGGTTTGCGAAATGTCTACGAACACGAGCCATGCCGCAAAGAATCTGAAAGAAAAAACTGTGCGTTCGGTCGCACGGCAAAGCCCATTGTATTTTTTTATTATCGTACTCGTTTCCGCCATTCCGGCATTTTTGGAAGGTTTTGATACGAATTTGTATTCCTTTGGTTCTCCGTATATTGTACAAAATGTCCATGGGTCTAGTGCGTTGTTAGGGGAGGTGGGAACAGGCTTTGCCCTGGGCATTGCCATCTTTAGTATGGTCGGAGGCTACTTGTTTGACCAATTCTCGGTAAAGTATACCGTAATGGGCTCGGTCATTATTTTCGCAGTGTTTACGGTGGTTACCGGATTTGTGACGAGCCCGGTGGAATTATTGCTCGCTCGTTTATTAGTAGGAGTCGGCATCGGCATTTTTCAACCTGCCATTATTGCTTTGCTTGGAGACATTTTCTTCGAAACCCGGGGCCGAGCTGTTTCCGCCTTCGCGGTATTTTTTGGTGGAGGGCTGTTCGTAGGACCGTATCTCATCACCCCGTTTTTACCCCACTACCAGATTCCCTTTATTATTTCAGGTATCGCTAGTGCTGTGGCCCTGGTGATCTTTTATGGGGTCATTCCTAAGACCTATAAAAAAATCGAAAAACGGCGGATTGGATTTTCTGGCATTTTTCACCGCAATGTGGTCATTTTATCCTTATCCATTTTTCTCTTTGGGATTGCCCTATTCGGCTATTTGGGCTATTACTCGGACTATCTCTTGAAAGGGCTAAATTTGGCTCCTAGTCAAGCGGCCGAAGTGGCTTCGATGGGAGGCTTAGGCGGGTTAATCTGTGCTTTCCCTTTAGGATACTTAGCCGACCGATTTGGTCGTAAGTATTTAGTGAGTGCCGCGGCATTTCTCATTATGATAGGGAGTTTAGGCATGTTTCTGGTCGCCAAACAGATTGGACTCTTAACGGTTTTGACATTTTCCTTTGGTGCTGGCTGGGGGATTTATGTCGATTTGGTTGCGACGATGGCCCAAGATTCGGTGGACGATGCTATTGCAGGCACGGTAACAGGTTGGATTTTTCTGGTCTTTAATATTGGAGCGTTATTAGGTGGCCCCTTATTTGCCTTATTGCTTCCTCACGGATTTGTTGTAGCAGGCGTCGTCACATTAGGATTATCCAGTACGGTCTCGTTGATTCTGACGTTATTTACAAAACGCATAGATCAAAGCAACATTCTAAGTATAGAGTAGTCCTAGATTTAGAACGGGATCGTACTTTTTAGATCAAACATGCTTATTCTTCCGGCAAAAATTGATCAGGAGTTCTGGGGCCTCGTTGCAACGACGGCGCTGGAACTTTCTCATTATATAGACGGAGTAAGATTTGCCGAGCAGTACATAATGTGTTCACGTGATCGCGTAATGCGGGTGTGATGGGTTCTCCTTGCAAAACCTGTTCGCGAATGGTTTGTAGTTCCTCATCAAAACGGTCTAGATCATTTCCCAATATCACCCATTCTGGAAGATATCCGTGGTCTTTAAGAAGCTTATTCGCCCAATACTCGGGATGGTGACTAGATTCGATGAATTGGGGCATCCCTTTGCCTGGCAAGTTGTCGAAAACACCCTGTTTCATCGCCTTAATAATGAGCTCGTCAACATAATGCCACGGCCGTTCAAAATCGGGGAAGAACGGATGAAACCGCAAAGAAGTCAGTTTTTTGTTTTTCACTATCGCTTTACCCCCTACTCAGTCAATGGGGTGATCGATGAGAGCCTGTGTTGTATTCATTATGCCATAAGAGCTAGGAACAGGGATCCCAACGGCAAAAAGGTGTCCCTGTTCCTGCGACCGTGATTATCATTATGGGGACCGTTATCGGATGGATGATAACGGAATGGCCATGAACTGACCTAAACGGGTGCCTGTAAAAATCGTTTGACCGACTAAGACCGGACTCGAAGGCATAAAAGGCCCTTTAAACTGCCGATAGCCTAATTGTTTTCCCGTCGAGGCATTAATTGCCCAAAATTTACCGGTGGTATCGCCCACATAGAGCACGCCATTGTAGGCAATCGGAGACTGCATCAGAGTTCCGGTCAAATGATCTTTCCACAACAACTGCCCTGTTTGCGCATTCAAGGCGTAGAGGACGTTATTGAGCGGACTGCCAACATAGACGGTATTGTTATAGACCAAAGGTGCCACTGTTTCATCTCGGGGACCGCCATGAGGTCCCTCAGGAATAGGACCGGTTCCTTCATCAAATTCCCACTCGATATGACCGTTTTGCGCATTAAAGGCGTAAAAAATTTCGTGAGGTTGTCCATTTCGGGCTACGACCACATCCGCATAAACGCTGTTCCCGTATACGGCAGGCGAGACATCATCGGACCCTCCTAGCGGGTGAGAAAAAGGATGCATCCATTGAATTTTGTGCGTTTGAATGTTCACGGCATACATCGCAAAAGGATGCGCTCCGCCGAAATACAAGAGATTGCCCGACAATTCAGGAGAGGACATGCTGACATAAGACCCGATGGGTAATCGCCATATGGTTTGGCCAGTGGTGGCATTTAAGGCCAATACTTCATCGCTTCCGTTGGCGATATATAACGTATTGTTTTTATAGACAAAGGTTGGCATATTTTCGCCAGCGGTCTTGCGTTCCCAAATGATTTGTCCAGTTTTTGCGCTGAGCGCATAGATCGCATTGGCACCATTGCCGCGGATAATATCCGTGCCATATTGGGGAACATGACTAATCGGATAATTATGATTACCTGAGCCCACGAAGACTTCGCCATGAACGACAATAGGGGTGGTCATAATTTGATTATTGACCGGTGTTTTCCAGATGGTTGCCCCTGTTTTCGCATCTAGAGCATACACCGCGGGATTTTGGCCGATCCCGCCAACATATACCGTTCCCCGCACGACGGCCGGTTGCATTAAGGGTTGAGAGAACTGTCGAATCCAATTGGCGGTGAAATGACTTTGGGGTGCGATAACGGCATTATGTGTGCCGCCCAGTCCATAACTTGTCCAGTCTAATGCTCCAATTTGGGTATCTGCCACCGTGGGCCATCCGGGTTGTCCGGCAAAAAGTCCACACCCAGCTAATACGCTTGTACCCACAATACCTAGAGCCAATAAGCGTAGAGACTTCATGTACACGATCCTTTTTTTTGTTTTTCTGATACCGGGACAGTTTCATCAAAAATTCATCAAAAATTCATTTTTGATTATATAGGGTTTTGCGCGTTACAATCTGAAGATTTCCTGAATATCACGGCTAAAATCCAAAAACTTTTGCCTGCTAATGACTTAGCCGTCATGTTTCTGATGATTGAGCGTGATTTCCATAAACCGAGCGCCGAAAACGGGATTAGAATAATAGGCCGGAATATCGTGAAATCCCAACGAGAGATAAAGATGAATGGCAGCTGTCATAGACGGTACGGTATCAAGGCGCATCACATTATAGCCGTCATTCTTAGCGATGGTCATCATTCTTGAAATTAACTGTCGGGCTACGCCCTGTTGGCGATATGCGGGGCGTACAAAGAGCCGTTTCATTTCACAAGTCTTTGGCGCCCGCTGACGATAAGCCACGCACCCTAACGCAGCAGTGTTTTCCAGCGCTAATATGGCCACGCCGTAGGGTCGGCCGTACATACAGGAAAGATTGGTAATTTCAGTCGAAAAGTTTTGGAATTCCAAAGAAAAATCTAGCGTGCTGGCATACTCTTCGAGAAGTTCCCGGAACAATTGCCATTCGCCTGGTGTACAGACTTCTTTGATAATCATAAAAAGTCGTTATCCTTTCATTGCCATCATCGTGTCCATCGTCAACGTCTTGGTCATGGTTAGGGATGATGGTTCATAAGCAAGCGGTCATGGTTGTAGAATGGCGTTGGAAAATGCTGCGCGTCCGTTAAACAACATAACAAATAACCAAACATAATTTTAGAATACTAGCATCCAGACTTGATTGAAATAAAAAGTTCAGTATACTGATAATGACAGTAAAAAGAGGAAAGAAGGCGGTCCCATGGTGACCACAGGGGCGATGGCCGTACCAAGTCGAAAACGCGGCGTTTGGAAAACCGGTTTTTTTACGTTTGCCCATTTTTTAAACGATTCTTATCCCAATTTATATCCTGCGTTGCTACCGATTTTGATGGTGGCTATGCACTTCTCTGTCGCATTAGCGGGACTTTTAAGTTCGATTGCTGCATTGACCACGCAGCTGTTACAACCTGTGATGGGCTTATGGGCGGACCGGGTGGGTACTCGGTATTTCGTGGTTGGGGGACTCATGGTGGGCAGCATCGTCTCGGCGGCAGCCTTAGCGTTTTCGCCTTCCTACGCAATTTTTGTGATGGCATTGCTAGTAGCAGGACTGGGTAATGCGGCATTTCATCCGCACGCGTCAGCGTTGGTCGGGGAATTAGCCAAATCGCGCAAAGGCCTCGGTATGAGTTTCTTTATGATCGGGGGAAACTTCGGGCGGGCTTTAGCCCCTATTGCTGCGACTACCGCCTTTTTGTACTGGGGCCGGCATGGGCTATGGATTCTGGCGATACCTGGGGTGG is a window encoding:
- a CDS encoding S9 family peptidase; this translates as MNTKKLMPYGFWPSVLTPERMVELTKVFDVQWDQRGHDVVIFEKREGQSRLLRINPNYGFPRDLISTNPVVVRVNYGGGEYTVGSDAVFFVSRGRIYRKPLDDGLAEAVTKGNFQPASPTLSPNEEWICFVYNNKEEDGLAVVPAHPGPHKPVVLLTGYDFFMQPTWHPTGQQLAVIAWNHPSMPWDSPYLLLLDVSTDSQSLRLTQVTVLQGPDQGILFQPEFSPDGRYLAYVGEVDDLTQLFLYDLQTHQTRQLTHQNGELAMPAWRQGVRTIGWHHDSQHIYYIVNVEGKMNVWRTDIHGQNQVCLTADLPFDVYRQIAVSPKDNQIAMRAVSTTQPERIIVLHDDIDTPWHVIRYTTSNEIPQCYYARAQRLRWGHESHVRYGLYYPPTHPQYEDQGPPPMVVLLHGGPTGQAFMMFCAQAQFLATRGFAVLLVNHRGSTGYGKAYRESLRHQWGIYDVEDSISGVEYCIQEGLARRDAIYIMGASAGGLTVYNALIHYPGVFRAGITLYGVANLWTFSNETHKFERHYQDFLIGPLPEATAAYNDRSPVLHADKIQDPVAIFQGSQDPVVPLSQTLEMIAALKSHHVPVFYRVFEGEGHGWHSPKTVAQFYHDLEDFLHDSLKSPTD
- a CDS encoding PQQ-binding-like beta-propeller repeat protein yields the protein MKSLRLLALGIVGTSVLAGCGLFAGQPGWPTVADTQIGALDWTSYGLGGTHNAVIAPQSHFTANWIRQFSQPLMQPAVVRGTVYVGGIGQNPAVYALDAKTGATIWKTPVNNQIMTTPIVVHGEVFVGSGNHNYPISHVPQYGTDIIRGNGANAIYALSAKTGQIIWERKTAGENMPTFVYKNNTLYIANGSDEVLALNATTGQTIWRLPIGSYVSMSSPELSGNLLYFGGAHPFAMYAVNIQTHKIQWMHPFSHPLGGSDDVSPAVYGNSVYADVVVARNGQPHEIFYAFNAQNGHIEWEFDEGTGPIPEGPHGGPRDETVAPLVYNNTVYVGSPLNNVLYALNAQTGQLLWKDHLTGTLMQSPIAYNGVLYVGDTTGKFWAINASTGKQLGYRQFKGPFMPSSPVLVGQTIFTGTRLGQFMAIPLSSIR
- a CDS encoding GNAT family N-acetyltransferase, whose amino-acid sequence is MIIKEVCTPGEWQLFRELLEEYASTLDFSLEFQNFSTEITNLSCMYGRPYGVAILALENTAALGCVAYRQRAPKTCEMKRLFVRPAYRQQGVARQLISRMMTIAKNDGYNVMRLDTVPSMTAAIHLYLSLGFHDIPAYYSNPVFGARFMEITLNHQKHDG
- a CDS encoding MFS transporter; the encoded protein is MSTNTSHAAKNLKEKTVRSVARQSPLYFFIIVLVSAIPAFLEGFDTNLYSFGSPYIVQNVHGSSALLGEVGTGFALGIAIFSMVGGYLFDQFSVKYTVMGSVIIFAVFTVVTGFVTSPVELLLARLLVGVGIGIFQPAIIALLGDIFFETRGRAVSAFAVFFGGGLFVGPYLITPFLPHYQIPFIISGIASAVALVIFYGVIPKTYKKIEKRRIGFSGIFHRNVVILSLSIFLFGIALFGYLGYYSDYLLKGLNLAPSQAAEVASMGGLGGLICAFPLGYLADRFGRKYLVSAAAFLIMIGSLGMFLVAKQIGLLTVLTFSFGAGWGIYVDLVATMAQDSVDDAIAGTVTGWIFLVFNIGALLGGPLFALLLPHGFVVAGVVTLGLSSTVSLILTLFTKRIDQSNILSIE
- a CDS encoding M20 metallopeptidase family protein produces the protein MIPDNILALAPEIIQWRRHLHAHPELGYEEYDTQQFILSTLRSMGHHPKVAGDTGVVVDIGTSGPMVLARADIDALPITEDSQVDYRSQREGAMHACGHDGHTAMLLGVARVLPYYLGKHSGRARLIFQPAEERHPGGALKMIRDGVLDGVVRVTGLHLQSELPAGKIGARLGVQSANSDRFDIVIEGKGGHGSAPHHTIDPIPVMAQMIMAMQTIVSRQISPTDAAVLTISAVKSGSAYNAIPSRAELKGTVRTFKTDVQDKVIERLRQIVENTAATFGAHAELQYRKGYPSVVNSQEEWKIFKAVVENFAGRDAWIDVDERMGGEDFAYYLQQRPGVFWNLGAHDPQYPYPHHHNQFNFAESVMPLGVWIMVQTILAFSAASLSLSDTQGQEAF
- a CDS encoding c-type cytochrome; the encoded protein is MRKIPGILIVILLVSGCGAAVSSPHTKLYTYQPQLIAHGQKIFEQTCAPCHGQNGQGITGPALWGPNSAAAGFTHFSDLASFIQINMPQDNPGSLSPSSAQSVASFIWHQNHRT
- a CDS encoding alpha/beta fold hydrolase codes for the protein MDVYVGNISVSFDVVGHGPRPLVFLHGWLMSKESWYPLLKYLPLNEYQAFICDVRGFGDSDKPPHGYAIEDYARDTVRLIRAWNIKPVTLIGHSFGGAGSLYVAAKVRHYIDSLVVLDTFPGGGAPSVDPKTKHHLQRVRELIQRTPEQKQGQVLQRIWLQAFHRPPSADVLDIQRQAIKKIYPHVLEQTLHTNLTTNIDQLLPRIHCPTLVIRGEHDRMLSPNVEPLERITHAEFIQIPGAGHYPMLEAPEEVAKQIHDFLLRYPRSSGRR
- a CDS encoding DUF1992 domain-containing protein, with product MKNKKLTSLRFHPFFPDFERPWHYVDELIIKAMKQGVFDNLPGKGMPQFIESSHHPEYWANKLLKDHGYLPEWVILGNDLDRFDEELQTIREQVLQGEPITPALRDHVNTLCTARQILLRLYNEKVPAPSLQRGPRTPDQFLPEE
- a CDS encoding metal-dependent hydrolase family protein → MDYLLYNIRLVDVAQRQVRVEPWALVWDQDGIIRDSGPEQVVLLRYPRATRLDGKNSYVLPGLIDCHVHFSAAGHPSKWDDLTLSVPEMTARALVHAKRTLYAGITSVRDAGSPFGIGVGVRRAIEHGWHVGPHMRVAGTPFSITGGHADPANGFPPHIHWQGGAVVDSPDDARREARRQLRDGVDVLKFMASGGVMSTGDKSTERGLLVEEMAAAVAEAKNRGKKTMAHAQAQEGIENALKAGVDSIEHGFYLSDWAIEEMIKRDVTLVATLTAVQQIIDHGVESGIAPDSVEKAKVAQEAHQNSLLRAFRAGVRFAMGTDAGTPFNYHGDNAQEIRHLLDLGLNIWDALEAATIHGAELLDIPSGLIAPGYLADLILLPDNPIDHPPTLWTTSERRQVIKQGQLVKRLDSVDPVEPKEATV